A single genomic interval of Neisseria leonii harbors:
- a CDS encoding alkaline phosphatase, translating to MKSRYLAALLAAAVPFAAWADSVIYPIDRATMMAGAKFDFKVEFDEVISDGQAKILINGQDFKKTLADGRIEFVAREDGKNVSALWVRDASIKRAGDYRVDVTVNGKKTSVNWNVYATPARAKAKNVILFIGDGLSMAHRTGARILSKGVTEGKANGRLAMDDLPYMGLIGTSSTDSIATDSANTMSAYMTGHKSAVNALGVYASRSESNFNHPKQETLGKLLKRRTNKAVGIVSDAELQDATPAAVVAQTRRRSEKAAITEMLFDAKPDVLLGGGAAYFMPQGTAGSKRKDDKDFVAAFKNAGYRLVSNAGELRQVSGKNTDKLLGLFHTGNMNTVLDRRFLNNGSTKNFPDQPDLTEMTKTALDVLSKNKDGFFLMVESAMIDKASHSLDWERAMASTIMMDQALAVAKDFAKKNPDTLIIVTGDHTHGISIVGTVDDGKAGDMREKVGTYQHAGWLDYQDKNGDGYPDNWDVSKRLAVFFAAYPDYYETFRPKLDGQFNPALKDSQGQYAANSKYKDVPGAVLREGNLPRSADSGVHSVDDMVVQAVGPGAENVRGYMENSDLFKIIVDAFAVK from the coding sequence ATGAAATCTCGTTATTTGGCGGCGCTGCTGGCGGCAGCCGTACCGTTTGCCGCTTGGGCCGACAGTGTTATTTATCCGATCGACCGTGCCACCATGATGGCCGGTGCCAAATTCGACTTTAAGGTTGAATTTGACGAAGTGATTTCAGACGGCCAGGCCAAGATTCTGATTAACGGGCAGGATTTTAAGAAAACACTGGCCGACGGACGGATCGAGTTTGTGGCACGGGAAGACGGTAAAAACGTTTCGGCTTTGTGGGTGCGCGATGCTTCCATCAAGCGGGCGGGCGATTACCGGGTGGATGTTACGGTAAACGGCAAAAAAACGTCGGTCAATTGGAACGTTTATGCCACACCTGCCAGAGCAAAAGCCAAAAACGTGATTCTGTTTATCGGTGACGGCCTGTCCATGGCGCACCGCACCGGTGCGCGGATTCTGTCCAAAGGTGTAACGGAAGGCAAGGCAAACGGCCGTCTGGCGATGGACGATTTGCCGTATATGGGCTTAATCGGTACATCGAGTACCGATTCGATTGCCACAGACAGTGCCAATACCATGAGTGCGTACATGACCGGCCACAAATCGGCCGTGAATGCGCTGGGTGTTTATGCCAGCCGTTCGGAAAGCAATTTCAATCACCCGAAACAGGAAACTTTGGGCAAACTGCTCAAACGTCGTACCAATAAAGCGGTAGGCATTGTATCGGATGCGGAATTGCAGGATGCTACGCCTGCCGCCGTTGTTGCACAAACCCGCCGCCGTTCTGAAAAAGCGGCCATTACCGAAATGCTGTTCGATGCGAAGCCCGATGTCCTGCTCGGCGGCGGTGCGGCGTATTTTATGCCCCAGGGCACGGCAGGTTCCAAGCGCAAGGACGACAAGGATTTTGTTGCCGCCTTTAAAAATGCCGGTTACCGTTTGGTGAGCAATGCCGGTGAGCTGCGGCAGGTCAGCGGCAAAAATACCGACAAGCTGCTGGGTCTGTTCCATACCGGCAATATGAATACCGTACTCGACCGCCGTTTTCTCAACAACGGCAGCACAAAAAACTTTCCCGACCAGCCCGATTTGACTGAGATGACCAAAACGGCGCTGGACGTTTTGTCGAAAAATAAAGACGGCTTTTTCCTGATGGTAGAATCCGCCATGATTGACAAAGCTTCCCATTCACTGGATTGGGAGCGGGCGATGGCCAGCACCATCATGATGGATCAGGCTTTGGCGGTGGCCAAAGATTTTGCCAAAAAAAATCCCGATACGCTGATTATCGTAACCGGCGACCATACGCACGGCATTTCGATTGTCGGCACGGTTGATGACGGCAAAGCGGGCGATATGCGCGAAAAAGTCGGCACTTACCAACATGCCGGCTGGCTGGATTATCAGGACAAGAACGGTGACGGCTACCCCGATAATTGGGACGTCAGCAAACGCTTGGCCGTTTTCTTCGCCGCTTATCCCGATTATTATGAAACCTTCCGCCCGAAACTGGACGGCCAGTTCAACCCGGCACTGAAAGACAGTCAGGGTCAGTATGCGGCCAACAGCAAATATAAGGACGTGCCCGGTGCGGTACTGCGTGAGGGCAATCTGCCGCGCAGTGCGGACAGCGGTGTGCATTCGGTTGATGATATGGTGGTGCAGGCCGTCGGACCCGGTGCGGAAAATGTCCGAGGCTATATGGAAAATTCCGATTTGTTCAAAATCATCGTGGATGCCTTTGCCGTGAAGTAA
- a CDS encoding TSUP family transporter — MWELTGVTLYWLLAAGFAAGLMDAAVGGGGLLQIPALFGLLPQSVPPASVLGVNKAASFAGTLMAARQFVRRVALPWKMLLPAAVLAFAASFAGAKVAAEVPVQYMKPAMFVIMLLMFVYTFFKKDLGQAVRQTALSRGERYWGIVLAGLIGLYDGVFGPGTGSLLAFVFVRFFAYDFLTATGSAKVINLTTNLAALCFFVPAGHMLWAWALPLACANLLGGLVGARLAIAGGTRFMRYAFMVLLCLLIGKFGWDMWLEQAV; from the coding sequence ATGTGGGAATTAACGGGTGTTACGCTGTATTGGCTGTTGGCGGCCGGGTTCGCTGCCGGTTTGATGGATGCTGCCGTCGGCGGCGGGGGACTGTTGCAGATTCCCGCGCTGTTCGGCCTGCTGCCGCAAAGTGTACCGCCTGCTTCGGTATTGGGGGTAAACAAAGCCGCTTCGTTTGCCGGAACGCTGATGGCGGCACGGCAGTTTGTGCGGCGGGTGGCGTTGCCGTGGAAAATGCTGCTGCCTGCGGCAGTGCTGGCGTTTGCGGCATCGTTTGCCGGTGCGAAAGTGGCGGCCGAAGTGCCGGTACAGTATATGAAACCGGCCATGTTTGTGATTATGCTGTTGATGTTTGTCTATACTTTTTTCAAAAAAGATCTGGGACAGGCGGTGCGGCAGACGGCTTTGAGCCGGGGGGAGCGGTACTGGGGGATTGTGCTGGCGGGCTTGATCGGCCTGTATGACGGCGTATTCGGGCCGGGTACGGGCAGCCTGCTGGCGTTTGTGTTTGTGCGTTTTTTTGCCTATGACTTTTTGACGGCAACCGGTTCGGCAAAAGTGATTAATCTGACAACTAATTTGGCGGCCTTGTGCTTTTTTGTTCCTGCGGGACATATGCTTTGGGCATGGGCACTGCCGCTGGCCTGCGCCAATCTGTTGGGCGGTTTGGTCGGGGCACGGCTGGCGATTGCGGGCGGTACGCGCTTTATGCGCTATGCGTTTATGGTGCTGCTGTGTCTGCTGATCGGTAAGTTCGGTTGGGATATGTGGCTTGAACAGGCGGTATAG
- a CDS encoding DUF502 domain-containing protein, translating to MSELKMQEGSRFGRALKKYLLAGLLVWLPLAVTIWAVTYIISATDQIIEWLPRQWQPAHYLGFDLPGLGFIVALLILFFTGVFAANVLGRKILHGWDTLLGRIPVVKSIYSSVKKVSDSLLSDNGRSFKTPVLVPFPQPDIWTIAFVSGSLPEAVAGKLPEGADYLSVYVPTTPNPTGGYYIMVRRCDVRELDMSVDEALKYVISLGMVMPEEGGVPKLPSRAV from the coding sequence ATGAGCGAACTGAAAATGCAGGAAGGCAGCCGTTTCGGCCGTGCCCTGAAAAAATACCTGTTGGCGGGTTTGCTGGTGTGGCTGCCGCTGGCGGTTACCATCTGGGCGGTAACCTACATTATTTCGGCAACCGACCAAATCATCGAATGGCTGCCCCGCCAGTGGCAGCCCGCGCACTATCTGGGTTTTGATTTACCGGGTTTGGGCTTTATTGTCGCGCTGCTGATACTGTTTTTTACCGGCGTGTTTGCCGCCAATGTGCTGGGCAGGAAAATCCTGCACGGGTGGGACACGCTGCTCGGCCGCATTCCGGTAGTCAAGTCGATTTATTCCAGCGTAAAAAAAGTATCGGACAGTCTGCTTTCCGATAACGGCCGGTCGTTCAAGACACCGGTGCTGGTGCCGTTTCCACAGCCCGATATTTGGACGATTGCTTTTGTTTCGGGCAGCCTGCCCGAAGCGGTGGCGGGAAAGCTGCCCGAAGGTGCGGACTATCTTTCCGTATATGTGCCGACCACGCCCAACCCGACCGGCGGCTACTATATTATGGTGCGCCGCTGTGATGTGCGCGAACTGGATATGAGCGTGGACGAAGCGCTCAAATATGTGATTTCGCTCGGCATGGTAATGCCGGAGGAGGGCGGCGTGCCGAAACTGCCGTCCCGGGCCGTCTGA
- a CDS encoding UPF0149 family protein has translation METQKIERLAELIDPYVTESAGVRSDEVQAMLAALVSGPDDFDLAWLDGFFDETDMPDAGRAEAAALVQEWADSIRAELAGGRMPELHLLPSETGGADYEVWSNAYLYALDLTETDWFAAADNEEFEDLFYPMMLLAGVFDDEETGIVLDTDEAERIQARQDLPDAVLAVYRFWQAKRNKPATFRRETAKTGRNDTCPCGSGKKYKACCGRH, from the coding sequence ATGGAAACACAAAAAATCGAACGCTTGGCCGAACTTATCGATCCTTATGTTACCGAATCGGCCGGTGTGCGCAGCGACGAAGTGCAGGCCATGCTGGCCGCGCTGGTGTCCGGTCCCGATGATTTTGATTTGGCTTGGTTGGACGGTTTTTTTGATGAAACCGATATGCCCGATGCCGGGCGGGCGGAAGCGGCAGCTTTGGTGCAGGAGTGGGCGGACAGTATCCGCGCCGAACTGGCCGGCGGCCGTATGCCCGAACTGCACCTGCTGCCGTCTGAAACGGGCGGGGCGGATTATGAAGTGTGGAGCAATGCCTATCTTTATGCGTTGGATTTGACCGAAACCGACTGGTTTGCCGCCGCCGATAATGAAGAGTTTGAGGATTTGTTTTATCCGATGATGCTGCTGGCTGGCGTATTCGATGACGAAGAAACGGGTATTGTGCTGGATACCGATGAGGCGGAACGGATTCAGGCAAGACAGGATTTGCCCGATGCAGTTTTGGCCGTATACCGTTTCTGGCAGGCCAAGCGCAACAAACCGGCCACATTCCGCCGCGAAACGGCCAAAACCGGCCGTAACGATACCTGCCCGTGCGGCAGCGGCAAAAAATACAAAGCCTGCTGCGGCCGCCATTGA
- the gdhA gene encoding NADP-specific glutamate dehydrogenase, with the protein MSTLNALFQQIKQRDPNQTVFHQAVEEVFGSLEPFLAKHPQYTRHGLLERLVEPERVIMFRVSWVDDQGRVQVNRGYRVQMNSAIGPYKGGLRFHPTVDLGVLKFLAFEQVFKNALTTLPMGGGKGGSDFDPKGKSDSEVMRFCQAFMSELHRHIGADTDVPAGDIGVGGREIGFLFGQYKKLRNEFASVLTGKGLTYGGSLIRPEATGYGTVYFAQSMLQTRGDSMEGKKVLISGSGNVAQYAAEKAIQLGAKVLTVSDSGGFVKFADAGMNEVQLAALIELKEVRRERLSVYAQEQGLEYFAGQKPWAVACDVALPCATQNELDETDAKTLLSNGCFCVAEGANMPSTLGAVEAFIQAKILYAPGKASNAGGVATSGLEMSQNAIRLSWTREEVDNRLFGIMEDIHQNCIENGSDGKGYTNYVNGANIAGFKKVADAMLAQGVV; encoded by the coding sequence ATGAGTACCTTAAACGCCCTGTTCCAACAAATCAAGCAGCGTGATCCCAACCAAACGGTCTTCCACCAGGCTGTCGAAGAAGTCTTCGGCAGCCTGGAACCGTTTTTGGCCAAGCATCCGCAATATACCCGCCACGGTCTGTTGGAACGTCTCGTCGAACCGGAACGCGTCATCATGTTCCGCGTGTCTTGGGTAGACGACCAAGGCCGCGTTCAGGTAAACCGCGGCTACCGTGTACAGATGAACTCGGCTATCGGCCCGTATAAAGGCGGCCTGCGCTTCCACCCCACCGTGGATTTGGGCGTCTTGAAATTTCTGGCTTTCGAGCAGGTCTTCAAAAATGCACTGACCACGCTCCCGATGGGCGGCGGCAAAGGCGGCTCCGATTTTGATCCCAAAGGCAAAAGCGACAGCGAAGTCATGCGCTTCTGCCAAGCCTTTATGAGCGAGCTGCACCGCCACATCGGCGCCGACACCGACGTTCCGGCCGGCGACATCGGCGTGGGCGGCCGCGAAATCGGCTTTTTGTTCGGCCAATACAAAAAACTGCGCAACGAATTTGCCTCCGTACTGACCGGCAAAGGCCTGACTTACGGCGGCAGCCTGATCCGGCCCGAGGCCACCGGCTACGGCACGGTTTACTTCGCACAAAGTATGCTGCAAACCCGGGGCGACAGCATGGAAGGCAAGAAAGTGCTGATTTCCGGTTCGGGCAATGTGGCGCAATATGCGGCCGAAAAAGCCATTCAGCTGGGTGCGAAAGTGCTGACGGTTTCCGATTCGGGCGGTTTCGTCAAATTTGCCGATGCCGGCATGAACGAAGTGCAGCTGGCGGCTCTGATCGAGCTGAAAGAAGTGCGCCGCGAACGCCTGTCGGTTTATGCACAAGAACAGGGTTTGGAATACTTTGCCGGTCAGAAACCGTGGGCCGTGGCCTGCGATGTGGCTCTGCCCTGCGCCACACAAAACGAACTGGACGAAACCGATGCCAAAACCCTGCTGTCCAACGGCTGTTTCTGCGTGGCCGAAGGCGCGAATATGCCGTCCACGCTGGGCGCGGTCGAAGCCTTTATCCAAGCCAAAATCCTGTACGCTCCGGGCAAAGCCTCCAACGCGGGCGGCGTGGCCACTTCCGGCCTGGAAATGAGCCAAAACGCTATCCGTCTGTCGTGGACGCGCGAAGAAGTTGATAATCGCCTGTTCGGCATTATGGAAGACATCCACCAGAACTGTATCGAAAACGGCAGCGACGGCAAGGGTTACACCAACTATGTGAACGGTGCCAACATCGCGGGCTTCAAAAAAGTGGCCGATGCCATGCTGGCACAAGGCGTGGTATAA
- the rpsT gene encoding 30S ribosomal protein S20 yields MANSAQARKRARQAIKNRAHNASLRTAFRTAVKKVLKAVEGGDKAAAQAQYRESVKILDRIADKGVFHKNKAARHKSRLSAKVKAMA; encoded by the coding sequence ATGGCAAACAGCGCACAAGCCCGCAAACGTGCCCGCCAGGCAATTAAAAACCGCGCCCACAACGCCAGTCTGCGTACGGCTTTCCGTACCGCAGTGAAAAAAGTGTTGAAAGCGGTTGAAGGCGGCGACAAGGCGGCTGCCCAAGCCCAATACCGCGAATCGGTAAAAATTCTGGACCGCATCGCCGATAAAGGCGTGTTCCACAAAAACAAAGCTGCCCGCCATAAAAGCCGCCTGTCTGCCAAAGTCAAGGCCATGGCCTGA
- a CDS encoding extracellular solute-binding protein, with amino-acid sequence MKKSLLTALVTFALAACGGQSDKPAQPKAEEAPASAASAASALPQTDALNIYNWSNYVDESTVEEFKQQYGLKLNYDLYENNETLEAKVLTGQSGYDLVVPGIAFLPRQIQAGAYQKVNKDLIENYKNINPTLLEMLQTADPGNEYAVPYFSGVNTLAITEKGKQALGGQLPENGWDLLFKPEYTAKLKGCGIALWDTPSEMFPIVLNYLGKNPAGTDSADIEAAAEVLKGIRGDVKRFSPSVIDELARGDVCLAAGNGGDLNMAKKRSEEVGSSVGIDVLTPKGMGFWIESWLIPADAKNVANAHKYINWTLDEKIAARNGDFVTFAPASLPAQKLMDPELVKVRSIFPNEEDMKNGFVMPQMSDEAKKQTVALWQRIKAGN; translated from the coding sequence ATGAAAAAATCTTTATTGACCGCACTTGTTACTTTCGCGCTGGCAGCCTGCGGCGGCCAGTCCGACAAACCCGCCCAACCCAAAGCCGAAGAGGCTCCCGCTTCCGCAGCCTCCGCCGCTTCGGCTCTGCCGCAAACCGATGCGCTCAATATCTACAACTGGTCGAACTATGTCGATGAAAGCACGGTTGAGGAATTCAAGCAGCAGTACGGCCTGAAACTGAACTACGACCTGTACGAGAACAACGAAACCCTCGAAGCCAAAGTACTGACCGGCCAGTCCGGCTACGATCTGGTGGTTCCGGGCATCGCGTTCCTGCCGCGCCAGATTCAGGCAGGCGCTTATCAAAAAGTCAATAAAGATCTGATTGAAAACTATAAAAACATTAATCCCACCCTGCTGGAAATGCTGCAAACCGCAGATCCCGGCAACGAATACGCCGTCCCCTACTTCTCGGGCGTGAACACGCTGGCGATTACCGAAAAAGGCAAACAGGCTCTGGGCGGCCAGCTGCCGGAAAACGGCTGGGATCTGTTGTTCAAACCCGAATACACCGCCAAACTCAAAGGCTGCGGCATCGCCCTGTGGGATACACCGAGCGAAATGTTCCCCATCGTACTGAACTATCTGGGTAAAAACCCGGCCGGTACCGACAGTGCCGATATTGAAGCGGCGGCCGAGGTACTCAAAGGTATCCGAGGCGACGTGAAACGGTTCAGCCCGTCGGTTATCGACGAATTGGCGCGCGGCGACGTGTGTCTGGCGGCCGGTAACGGCGGCGATTTGAACATGGCGAAAAAACGTTCGGAAGAAGTCGGCAGCAGCGTGGGCATCGACGTGCTGACCCCGAAAGGCATGGGCTTCTGGATTGAGTCCTGGCTGATTCCGGCCGATGCCAAAAACGTTGCCAACGCCCACAAATATATCAATTGGACCTTGGACGAAAAAATCGCCGCACGCAACGGCGACTTCGTCACTTTCGCCCCGGCCAGCCTGCCCGCCCAAAAACTGATGGATCCGGAATTGGTCAAAGTGCGCTCGATTTTCCCGAACGAGGAAGATATGAAAAACGGTTTCGTGATGCCGCAAATGAGCGACGAGGCGAAAAAGCAGACCGTCGCCCTGTGGCAGCGCATCAAAGCGGGCAACTGA
- a CDS encoding basic amino acid ABC transporter substrate-binding protein has translation MLKKMTLAAGLAAAVLLAACSQQGAQTEADKSGEASAPAGKQVYIVATDAAYAPFEYMEGDQVVGFSHDILKAAGEKEGIDFQFVNTPFEGIFANVDKGDSDVALASITITDERKQMVDFTDPYFEATQMIVTGEKGRDIKSFADLKNRSVSVQTGTTADLILQDLQGKDSQLIRRFENMPLAFKELSAGGVDATVGDNGVVQYFVAQNPGNYNMFVDASFPKEQYGFALKKGRSDDLRERINKGLAAIKADGTYAAIEAKWFKDQK, from the coding sequence ATGTTGAAAAAAATGACTTTGGCGGCGGGTTTGGCCGCTGCCGTTTTATTGGCGGCTTGTTCGCAGCAGGGAGCGCAGACGGAAGCGGACAAAAGCGGCGAGGCTTCCGCTCCGGCCGGGAAGCAGGTTTATATCGTGGCGACCGATGCCGCTTATGCGCCGTTTGAGTATATGGAAGGCGATCAGGTGGTCGGCTTTTCACACGATATTCTGAAAGCGGCGGGCGAAAAAGAGGGGATTGATTTTCAGTTTGTGAATACGCCGTTTGAAGGCATCTTTGCCAATGTGGACAAGGGCGACAGCGATGTAGCTTTGGCGAGTATCACGATTACCGACGAGCGCAAGCAGATGGTGGATTTCACCGATCCTTATTTTGAAGCGACCCAAATGATTGTAACGGGTGAAAAAGGGCGGGACATCAAATCGTTTGCCGATCTGAAAAACCGCAGTGTATCGGTGCAGACGGGGACGACGGCCGATCTGATTTTGCAGGATTTGCAGGGCAAAGACAGTCAGTTGATCCGCCGTTTTGAAAATATGCCGCTGGCGTTTAAAGAATTGAGTGCGGGCGGTGTGGATGCGACGGTCGGCGATAACGGTGTGGTACAGTATTTTGTGGCGCAGAATCCGGGCAATTACAATATGTTTGTCGATGCCTCCTTTCCGAAAGAGCAATACGGCTTTGCCCTGAAAAAAGGCCGCAGCGACGATTTGCGCGAGCGTATCAATAAAGGTTTGGCCGCCATTAAGGCCGACGGCACTTATGCCGCCATTGAGGCAAAATGGTTTAAAGACCAAAAATAA
- the aspS gene encoding aspartate--tRNA ligase: MRTNYCGLISEQYLDQTVTVKGWVHRRRDHGGVIFIDLRDREGMVQVVVDPDTPEAFQTADSARNEYVLAITGRVRNRPEGTTNDKMVSGKIEILAKEIEVLNAAATPPFQIDDENLSENVRLTHRVIDLRRPQMQKNLRLRYQVAMGVRRYLDAQGFIDIETPMLTRSTPEGARDYLVPSRVHPGEFFALPQSPQLFKQLLMVAGFDRYYQITKCFRDEDLRADRQPEFTQIDLETSFLSENEIMDITEGMAKQVFKDALGVDLGDFPRMPYAEAMFYYGSDKPDMRVSLKFTELTELMKTEELKVFRAAADMKGGRVVALRVPGGAKFSRKEIDEYTKFVGIYGAKGLAYIKVNDVEKISNGEDSGLQSPIVKNLSEHALRAIIGQTGAQNGDIIFFGADKAKIVNEAMGALRVKVGHEHGLENGYFADEWRPLWVVDFPMFEYDEENDRYAAMHHPFTSPKPGHEDLMESDPENCLARAYDMVLNGWEIGGGSIRIHRADIQEKVFAALKITPEEQQEKFGFLLDNLKYGAPPHGGLAFGLDRLVTLMTGAESIRDVIAFPKTQRAQCLLTNAPNAVDDKQLRELSLRLRQKAAESSQA; encoded by the coding sequence ATGCGTACCAACTACTGCGGTTTAATCAGCGAGCAATATTTAGACCAAACCGTTACCGTTAAAGGCTGGGTGCACCGCCGCCGCGACCACGGCGGGGTGATTTTTATCGACCTGCGCGACCGCGAAGGCATGGTGCAGGTGGTGGTTGACCCGGATACGCCCGAGGCATTTCAGACGGCCGATTCGGCGCGCAACGAATATGTACTGGCCATTACCGGCCGTGTACGCAACCGTCCCGAAGGCACGACCAACGATAAAATGGTGTCCGGCAAAATCGAGATTCTGGCCAAAGAAATCGAAGTGCTGAATGCCGCTGCCACGCCGCCGTTCCAAATCGACGATGAAAACCTGAGTGAAAACGTGCGCCTGACCCACCGCGTTATCGATTTGCGCCGCCCGCAGATGCAGAAAAACCTGCGCCTGCGTTATCAGGTGGCCATGGGCGTGCGCCGCTATTTGGACGCACAGGGCTTTATCGACATCGAAACGCCGATGCTGACACGCTCCACCCCCGAAGGCGCGCGCGATTATCTGGTACCGAGCCGTGTTCATCCGGGCGAGTTTTTCGCCCTGCCGCAGTCGCCGCAACTGTTCAAACAGCTCTTGATGGTAGCCGGTTTCGACCGTTATTACCAAATCACCAAATGTTTCCGCGATGAAGATTTGCGTGCCGACCGCCAGCCCGAATTTACCCAAATCGACTTGGAAACCTCGTTTTTATCCGAAAACGAAATCATGGACATCACCGAAGGCATGGCAAAACAGGTGTTCAAAGACGCGCTGGGCGTGGATTTGGGCGATTTCCCGCGTATGCCGTATGCCGAAGCGATGTTCTACTACGGCTCGGACAAACCCGATATGCGTGTAAGCCTGAAATTTACCGAGCTGACCGAATTGATGAAAACGGAAGAATTGAAAGTCTTCCGTGCCGCCGCCGATATGAAGGGCGGCCGCGTGGTGGCACTGCGCGTGCCCGGCGGTGCGAAATTCAGCCGCAAAGAAATTGACGAATACACCAAATTTGTCGGCATTTACGGTGCCAAGGGTCTGGCCTACATCAAAGTGAACGATGTGGAAAAAATCAGCAACGGCGAAGACAGCGGCCTGCAAAGCCCGATTGTGAAAAACCTGTCCGAACACGCTTTGAGAGCCATTATCGGGCAAACCGGTGCGCAAAACGGCGATATCATTTTCTTCGGCGCGGACAAAGCCAAAATTGTCAATGAAGCGATGGGCGCGCTGCGTGTCAAAGTCGGTCACGAGCACGGTTTGGAAAACGGCTATTTTGCCGATGAGTGGCGGCCGCTGTGGGTGGTCGATTTCCCGATGTTCGAGTACGACGAAGAGAACGACCGCTACGCCGCCATGCACCACCCCTTCACATCGCCCAAACCGGGCCATGAAGACTTGATGGAAAGCGACCCCGAAAACTGTCTGGCACGCGCTTACGATATGGTGCTCAACGGTTGGGAAATCGGCGGCGGTTCCATCCGTATCCACCGTGCCGATATTCAGGAAAAAGTATTTGCCGCGCTGAAAATCACGCCCGAAGAGCAGCAGGAGAAATTCGGCTTCCTGCTCGACAATCTGAAATACGGCGCACCTCCGCACGGCGGTTTGGCCTTTGGTCTCGACCGCCTGGTGACCCTGATGACCGGTGCCGAATCGATCCGCGATGTGATTGCGTTCCCGAAAACCCAGCGCGCGCAATGTCTGCTGACCAACGCGCCCAATGCGGTGGACGACAAGCAATTGCGCGAATTGAGCCTGCGCCTGCGCCAGAAAGCGGCGGAAAGCAGCCAAGCCTAA
- a CDS encoding phospholipase A: MWKQIVCLLLVLPVQARAQDAAACAAVADNAQRLACYDRLFPPAGYSRQNGMAAEVKAPVDLVQTLSESAERREVAVVLADDAASELRAAEAYTPLSEMFDLNGNRSDGLFTLRGHAPTYLLPVWYNTRPNYYPSSPSRGVSGAEKFYRQKRAESKMQLSFKSKLMEDVFASRADVWFAYTQKSDWQIFNQGRKSAPFRNTDYQPELFVTQPVTAELPGGGRLRVLGLGYVHQSNGQSRPDSRSWNRVYAMAGMEWGRLTVLPRVWVRTDTGPASSDDNPDITDYMGYGDMRLQYRFNGKQTLSALLRYNPASGKGAVEAAYAAPLKGKMKAYIRAFHGYGENLMDYNHKQTGVGIGLMFNDWDGI; encoded by the coding sequence ATGTGGAAACAGATAGTCTGCCTGCTGCTCGTGCTGCCGGTTCAGGCTCGGGCGCAAGATGCTGCGGCCTGCGCGGCGGTGGCGGATAATGCACAGCGTCTGGCCTGTTATGACAGGCTGTTTCCGCCTGCCGGATATTCCCGTCAAAACGGCATGGCTGCCGAGGTAAAGGCACCGGTGGATTTGGTGCAGACTTTGTCCGAAAGTGCCGAACGCCGCGAAGTGGCGGTCGTCTTGGCCGATGACGCTGCTTCTGAGCTGCGTGCGGCAGAGGCTTATACGCCTTTGAGCGAAATGTTCGATTTGAACGGCAACCGTTCCGACGGACTGTTTACCCTGCGCGGACACGCACCGACTTATCTGCTGCCGGTGTGGTACAACACCCGCCCCAATTATTATCCGTCCAGCCCCAGCCGGGGTGTGAGCGGTGCGGAGAAATTCTACCGGCAAAAGCGTGCGGAATCGAAAATGCAGCTTTCCTTCAAAAGCAAATTGATGGAAGATGTGTTTGCCAGCCGTGCCGATGTCTGGTTTGCCTATACGCAGAAGTCGGATTGGCAGATTTTCAACCAAGGCAGAAAGTCGGCGCCGTTCCGCAATACCGATTACCAGCCCGAGCTGTTCGTTACCCAGCCGGTAACGGCCGAGCTGCCCGGCGGCGGCAGACTGCGTGTGCTGGGCTTGGGTTATGTGCACCAGTCCAACGGCCAGAGCCGTCCCGATTCGCGTTCGTGGAACCGGGTTTACGCCATGGCGGGTATGGAATGGGGCAGGCTGACGGTTCTGCCGCGTGTCTGGGTGCGTACCGATACCGGCCCGGCATCGAGTGACGACAATCCCGACATTACGGATTATATGGGTTATGGCGATATGCGCCTGCAATACCGCTTCAACGGCAAACAAACCCTCTCCGCGCTGCTGCGCTATAATCCGGCCAGCGGCAAAGGGGCGGTAGAGGCGGCATATGCCGCGCCGCTCAAAGGCAAAATGAAAGCCTATATCCGTGCTTTTCACGGTTACGGCGAAAATCTGATGGATTACAACCATAAACAGACCGGTGTCGGCATCGGTTTGATGTTTAACGACTGGGACGGCATTTGA